From the genome of Toxoplasma gondii ME49 chromosome XII, whole genome shotgun sequence:
ATGGACAGCCTTGAAAGGCAGCCTAGCGCCCCAGCATCCAGCGTAAGCGCTAGTCGTTCCGTGAAGTGTGCTAGTAGAAGTTAATCGCGAGATCTGTTTGGCGGATGTAGCAGTTACACGCTGTGTTCAGTCCGCGTTTCTGAGGGCACAGATAGCAAGCCGAGGATGACCACAGACCGCAGGAGGGCATTCTTCCAATTTCAATTGCAGACGTGGAACGTACGTAAATGATTTTTAGTTCGGTATTaattctgtttctctccgaaCAGTCAGGGGTCAAAAGTCGACATCCATCGCTCAACCATTCTGTTCTACATGTGTTCCCCTTGTCACCGTCCATTTCAcgttctctccttgcttAGACGAATCTTGGTCGTTCCGGCGCGacggcagaggaggaggcgctAGCAAAAAAACACGGCGCTAAGTGCTACGTTAGTCGAGGCATTCTTGCAGAGCCGCCCCAATTTACACGGAACTCTCGGGTAAGTCTtcgcgctttcttctccgcaacGACCATTATTTCTTGGGCTACAAGAAGTGTTAACTCCGTTGGTAATCAGCGAGAACGTATGGGCTGCCAATGATTGTTTCAATTCGAAGAACGTGCACGTTGTGGCATCTGTGGGAATTCGATTTAACGCGGAGGTTCTGCCCGTGTGAAATGTGTACTCTAGGATATTATTCAGTCGGGGTTAAGGCGATAAATTCAAACGGGTAGCTAGCGGTTATGTCCGTCAGCTCTCATTAATACAGGATTATCAACCGAGAGCGCGAGCACTAAGTCTTTTGGGATAGCGCTGGGAAGTGTGCAGCCACGAGCGGAGATTAGGGATGGATTATATGGCCGGGAAGTTTGCTGCATCTGCCCTTGCCTCCGCTTCGTGGTGATGTATGCATTTCGCGTTCTGAATCCCATACTCTCTTGGTAAGTGACAGTTTGTTTCTCAAGCTGTGGTTAGAGGAGGCGTTCGCATTGGAGATAGACTGCCGGCCTCTTATGGAAAAAGTGGTCTACCCTTCCTCTTGAGTTGTGAACTATACCTTCTTCCTTCCGCAACGCCTGAATTCGCATCAGCTAGGTGTTAAAGCGGTGTGTCTTCTATTTTGGTGTCACCAGGGCGTGGTGGTTCGATCTGGGGGTCCCAACAGGGACGATTTCACAAGACTGAAATTGGCGGATCTGCGAGCTGCCTacgcgctctctctgttggaGAACGACATGAATCGTTACAGACATCTTTACTATGAGGGTCGGCGAAAAGCACAGGTGGAGGGCAGGCTCAAATTTTACGTCTGTCCTCCTGAGACGAGTACCATACCCGATTTGTGGCTCGCGGACCACTCCACCATTGTCGAGAATATTCCTCCATCGCCTCCAAAAGACCTTAACATTTCTAGGGAGCTTGCAGTGGTTCCCGACCTTCAGGAGGTTAGATCCGCAGCATCGAAAGCACCGTGTCAATGAGAAAGCAACGCGTTTAGCGACACATCAGGGCCACTGGTCGTCTTCATCCAAATCGTGTACATAAATGTGTTTCGAGAAGGAATCTCTACCATCGCGTATGTTTGAAACGTTCGGGCAACCCTGAGGTAACATTCCATTGGACCCTGAGAAAAGGGTTTGTTTTACAAATGTCTACCACTCTCGACAGTACTGCAGATGCACCGTGAACGATCCAGGATAACATATCGATGAGAATCTGAAACAGCGGATTCGCTTATCGGATATAGAAGTAACAGCGCCCCGCGGCTGAGGGTGCAGGATTGATTGACATTTGCGGGCCCCTTGTCATTGATAGGAGAAACGTAACCGACGCTATATTCTATTTTTGACGGTGACCCGAGTGTCAACTGAGATGCCCAGGAAGAACATACTTCATCCTTGTACGATGTGTACCTACTTGTGTCCTCAGTTTAAGCGAACATGATATCCCGATTAAGCTTTTCAGACAATTCTGGGATCACACAAGTAATATGTGCTGTGAGATTCGGCGTGGTCTATCGATTGAAGCACTGTACTCAAATGCTAGgaactgtttttctcttttgcttcaACAGGCGTTCTTTCAGTTGCGAAAACATCAAGTAGACATGATGCCTGCGCGTCGGAAGACGGCGGCTGCATCTCCCGCGGCCGCCCCCGGGGCAACTGGCAGTGCCGCTGCGCCACCGGGAAAACTCCCTGCAAGTGCTCTTCCCGGCAAAGGAGCTGTCGCAGCGTTGAAGGCTACTCAGGCTCAGAAGGTTTCAGAAGCCTCTCAGCCACCAGCCGTGGCTCCAAGCGCGACGCAACCGCCAGCAGCGAGCCCGCCTGGTGAGACGGGACAGGCAGACACAAATGCATCGGCTACCAAAGCGAAAGGAGCACCTCTGGGGAAGCTAGGGAAGGGACCGCCACCAGGAAAGCCAGGAAAAGGACCACCTCAGGGGAAGAGCAAGCTGCCTCCACCCAAGAAATAACATCATTTGTCGTGTTCAGGTATCCGTATGTTTTGCTTGCGTCTGCCGGCGTGGTTCCCGGTCGTGAACCAATCACTGTCCTTGTGGAACCGGGGTGAGAGTTGTATGAAGATACCGACGGCAGGGATGTCACAGATATGAGGGGATATCATTGAGAGGTTGTGTGGCTGAGTCGTCCAATGAGGGTAAATTGAGcaacttcctcttcttgacAGGGTGAACACTTCAACGGTGTCTGAAACGGTTCAAGAGAACGTCAAAACATGGTACCAAAGCGGGGTATCTCTTTTCCTGTGCCGCTTTCTCGAGCGTTCATATAGATCATTCGCATTATACGCCAATAATGGACGATCCACTGCTGTGTCTTTTGAGCCCTCTGCAGCTACTCCGCGGTTATTATTTCATGTTCTCGTACTCAGTACGATATTCAATGGATTTTTGTAAAGCCGAATATTTCAGAGTGCGAGGCTAGTCTTGCTAATCCGGTATGGTCAATTACAGCGTGCCTCTGAGAAAACATGGACAGGTTTCGCTTGAATGTAAACCCTTTGAGTGATTAACGAGAGGCAGCAGTAGCAGTCGATTGGTCAGCTGTTGACAGCGTGTGGATCCATCTGGAACACTACGCATAAAAGCCAGTAGACGAATCAATTCTCATCCGCAGCTGAAAAAATATGGTGGCATGTGTTCTTACTCCAGTGGTCCAGCAGTCTGATATACAATGCTATTCAACAAATCCAACAGGGGAAATGCAAACCCTCTTTTCCACGCCCTTCAGATAAGAAGAAACCGCAAATGCCACAAGTAGTCCTTGGCTTCGCATCTCTATTACCATTCGATATTTCTTCGGAACACTGGTGTCGTTTGGACATGACGCTACGGCGAAAAAGGCGTCGTGGAATGACTAGGTAAGCGGTAAGTTCCTCAACATAGCTGGGTAAAAGTAGAGATTCACCGCAAAAGGCGCCTAACCTATGTCAACTACATGAAATAAGACAATAAAGAAATGGACTTATCTCGAGGTGAGGCGACTCGAGATTGCAACACTCGGAAACACTTTCGTGTCATCACGTGCCGCAGTAGCATTTATGACACGACGTTTCTCACTGCAGACGTGATGGCGCTAACCTTGCCTTTGCTGACATAGGTGAGAATAGCAAACGAAGTCAGTTCCTGAGTAGTCGAGCAATGAATGCAGTGTCCCTATGACGAACACCGTTGACACCGAGGGTGGGggctcgagagacagacaccctGCAGAAGAATACATTTCCGTGGGTATTTGACCGCTGAAAAATAAATTCGAGAATGCATATGGCATATACCCTTCTTTCGTGTTCGTTCGGTGGCTGCTGAGGTACAAAGAGGCACCGTATTGCCCCTTTTCAACTGCAGGGAATCTCTGCGTCAGCGGCTTTGCCTACCTCGTATTTTGGGCAACATTCCGGAAGGCTTTGATTTTTCCAAATGCATTGCTGGCGTGTTTCCGCGTGTACTACATTCATCAAAGACATCAAACAAAGTAGTCTGCTCCCATCACTTTTCCCCATTCTACTCTTACTACAGTGCCCTCTATACGACCCTGCCCCCTGTTCAACCTAACATAATATTAACTTGAACCCCCTGCCGAGACAGGAAGTCACCCAAGCATCCCGTCTCTCGCATTGGCGGTGGGGTGGTGTGAAACCTGCCCACGGGGTTGACTCCAACAGCTTACACGCATACTCATCACCAACAAATCCAACAACTTCCGTGGTGAAAACTCCTTCAAACAAGCTTTCTTTCACATTTCCAGAGCTCGCGTACCACCTGAAACGGAGCCTGTCACTCACGAGGTTCCTGTGGAAGCAGCCTTTTCCCTTGCTTGACGGGGGGAGGAGGGACGACGGTGTGTTacgtgttttcttcttcccggtGTTCCGCGCATGTGCGCCGTAGCGCTGTCTCGGATTGCAAACGGTACGGTTTCTAGAGGCAGCGTCCCACTCGATCCACCCCACTAGGTCGCGGGCGCAACtctgagaaaaacagagtAAAACCCCAGACATATCCCAAGCTCTTGGCTGGAAAACTACAAGCATTTTTTTTCACTCACGTTCAGGTGCTGCCGAGTCGCCGTTTGTTTCTACTTTTGCTTTCCATACCCCGTAATCTAGGGACCCCTCCTCTGCGTCCACTCTTTCCTTCGCGTGTTTTTTCAAGGTAGGTTCCTTCCACCGACCAACGGAAACAGTTCAGCGTTGTGCTTTGTTTCTCGTCCCTTTTTGAACCTTGGTGAGCGATTCACTTTCTCAATCGCGTCACCTCACTCATCCGCCCAGTTTTCCCCAACATATTACTCTGCGAATgaagtctctctttctcggtgTGCGCAGTTCAGGTGCCCAAAGCACCTTGCATGGAGACCATGCCTCCtgttgtctgtttttcgtttcctgtgACAGTGGCGCAAGCTATATCCATGTCGTTTTGTTTAAGACGGTTGCCGCGCTCCGGCACTGAaacttctccttttctcgacTCGTTGACCTTCACCATTGTCTACTAGACTCCCTTCTGGTGTGTTCCGGAATGTTGGACGTGCCTCTGCGACAATCACCGTATCTCTTTCCATGAATAGCGTTTCCTAAAGATCAGGGAGGGTCGACAGAAACGGGGTgttttcctccgtcttccaCAGGGAAATCTGCATCACATTCTGCAGGGCCAACCGCACGGGCTTTGAGGGGAACCTGCCCCGCAACTAACTACTGTGGCACTGCCTCGTGTTTATCTAGAGCATTATAGAAAGGGTAATCGTGTTCGGTTCGAGGCGGAGAAGGCTTCTCGAAAAAGCCGCATTCCGATTCTTCAGTGATTAAGAAACATCTGCGTGCCTACAGGCGGGTAGACTTTCGGCGAAGAAACCGTGTTTGGGATGCTGAACAAAGTATCGGGGTTCAAAGTTTTGGTGATCGTTCCCGCTTCCGAGGAAGACCACAATATTAATTCACAGTCAACAGACAGGGCGGCTCCTGTTCCTGCCTATCTACACCAATTCACCTGTACTAAATTTCCCGACCCGAAACTGTTGCCGCCGTTTGTCCGGGTCGTCTGTCTCGTGCGTCGTAGCAAAACTTCACAGCGGTGGTACGAAACACAGTGTACCGTCCGTCTTTGCAATTTCACTCCTTTATTTGGGAAACCACCTTGTCTTTGCTACTTCGCTCTGTGAATTTGCAGATGGCAACCGAGTTCGTCGTTCCCCCCAGCATGCTGGCGGTACCCAACGCAGGAAATGTGCAGACCGGCACCGTCGGCAACATCGTGCCTCCCAGCGCAGGCACGAGAGTTGTGGATGTCCCGTTCGTCCACTACAGGCAGGTATGCTGCGGGATGGAGTAAGAAAGTCTAGATCGCGGTACACTAACTCTCAGTCGGAGATACCCTAAGCGAAATTCGTCTTATATTTCCCCACAAAAATGTAGGTACACAAATACGTATATATCTGCGCGGACATGCCTTCGCGCACCGGTGTTTTGCGTGCCAGTGACCACCTGctgttctttttccttcggTGGCGTCGTTCAAGCGACCGCGAGGAAGGATTCCTTTGCAGCCGAAGAACAGTCGATCACAGTTTTCTTGTGAAGGGGGCAAGCTCCCTGTCTCAAAGGACGTCTGCAGCGCGGGCTTGACTGGCAACGCGTACCCAACGCCTGTCGAGGCCGCTTCCTGCTTCCTGGATACTTCTACTTGACAGGCAGTCTTGTTTTGATGAGTCAATCGGATCTAAAGACGCCTTCAGACGCATACTTGCGCACAAATGAGCCAGCGATCCGGGGCATCCTGCTTACTCGTGTGTATTCTGTTCACCGGTTGTGCGTTTTGGCAGACCATGTGCGTGAAAGAAGTTAAGGTGCCAGTCGAAGTCACCAAGGTTGCTGTGAAGAAGGTCGAAGTCGAGGGCGTCCATGAAGTTCCCATCATCAAGCCGCGTGAAGTCAACGTCATCCAGGCTGTCCGCCGCAACGTGCCAGCACCGGTCGATGTGTACACTATCCAGGTGAGTTGTAATCGGTTGAATCCGTTTCTATCGAGGCGAACGAACACACGATGAGGGGTCTTGCCCGCTAGCTGTTTTCCTAATATGTCGCAGCAAGGTGAACTGGGCGCACCTCTCCACGAAATCTGTTTACACGGACGAGTGTATGCTGATATTACCCGATGGTCTTTCCGCCGGGATGTGTTCCCACTTCAATTTGTACACGTCGCATTTTCATTGAAATTTCCCTCTTCTGTTCTGGGTAGAACGcttatatctatctatctatatatatatttacgtCTAGTACCCGAGCGAGAGAGTGCCCCTAGACAGTGTTGTTCCCTTCAGTGTGCCATAGCGCTGCCGTGCTTGTTACTCGGTGGTGTACGGAGGCCCTTCGCACGTGCAATTTGCGGAGGTGGCAGCTTTTTTTCTTGCCAGGTCGACTGGGCAGTTACTCTGGAGATCTGTGTGTCCCTTCCTGTTCCTACAGAAGTACTCGATGCCCCGGATTCAGCCCAAGTACTACGACGTCGAGGTGCCGATTTATGTGCCCCGATACGTCGAGGTTCCCGTCCCTTCGCACTTTGTGACTctgcagaaggaggagaTCCCGGCCGTTGTGCCGGTCGGTCCGCCGCTTCAGGGTCTGAACAGCGCTCCCGTTCTGAAGCCCGAACAGGCGTACAGTTTGGCGCCTGCAGCGGACGCGAGCGACGAGGCTGCGGGTCCGGTGGCCCCCGGCATCGTGGAGGAGTTGCCCCTGCACCGCCAGGGTTCGGGCTGCTCTGCGTTGGGCTACACCCGGACCATGCAGAACGAGACTTTGACTGCTGAAGTCATCGTCCAGCCGAGTGGTGTGTCCTACGAGACCGCCGAAGTTGCTCGCCACGCCGAGAAAGAGGCGGCAGTGggctctctcgcctcttcaccgcgggttttctctcgcgtgaGCGAGGCCGAAAACGACAACGCGTCGGAGCGTGCCGAGTCCGTCGACTCCATGCCCCAGTAAGCTGTCTGGAACCGCTTTTCCGTAGAGGGGAAGTGTGGACCAGGAAGCGgagccgcagagacacacagccTGTCAGTTCAGCCGGAACGAGTAGGCCG
Proteins encoded in this window:
- a CDS encoding hypothetical protein (encoded by transcript TGME49_248690), yielding METTRQSHVRAALKHARTRLLTLSAFRKVVEDYDLLDTYYGYDMDLTTMDSLERQPSAPASSTNLGRSGATAEEEALAKKHGAKCYVSRGILAEPPQFTRNSRAFFQLRKHQVDMMPARRKTAAASPAAAPGATGSAAAPPGKLPASALPGKGAVAALKATQAQKVSEASQPPAVAPSATQPPAASPPDKKKPQMPQVVLGFASLLPFDISSEHWCRLDMTLRRKRRRGMTSALYTTLPPVQPNIILT
- the IMC12 gene encoding alveolin domain containing intermediate filament IMC12 (encoded by transcript TGME49_248700~Gene product name based on ToxoDB Community Expert Annotation.) — its product is MATEFVVPPSMLAVPNAGNVQTGTVGNIVPPSAGTRVVDVPFVHYRQTMCVKEVKVPVEVTKVAVKKVEVEGVHEVPIIKPREVNVIQAVRRNVPAPVDVYTIQKYSMPRIQPKYYDVEVPIYVPRYVEVPVPSHFVTLQKEEIPAVVPVGPPLQGLNSAPVLKPEQAYSLAPAADASDEAAGPVAPGIVEELPLHRQGSGCSALGYTRTMQNETLTAEVIVQPSGVSYETAEVARHAEKEAAVGSLASSPRVFSRVSEAENDNASERAESVDSMPQ